The Streptomyces sp. NBC_01363 region GGATGCCCGACCTGGAGCTGCTGCCCGGTTCGTACGACCTGCCGGGCGCCCGGCTCCTCGATCTGGTCCAGGTCATGGACCGGATCAGGCTCGAATGCCCGTGGACCTCGCAGAAGACCCACAAGGGCCTCGCCAAGTACGCCATCGAGGAGGCGTACGAACTCGTCGAGGCGATCGAGGACGGCGACCGCGACGAACTGCGCGAGGAACTCGGCGACGTACTCCTCCAGGTCGTCTTCCACGCCAGGATCGCCGAGGAAGGCCGCCCCGAGGACGGGGCGGAGCCGTTCTCCGTCGACGACGTGGCCGCGGCCCTCGTCGAGAAGCTGATCCACCGCCACCCGCACGTCTTCGGCGACGAGAGCGCCGAGACCCCGGAGGACGTGCACGCGCACTGGCTGCGGACCAAGGCCATCGAGAAGCAGCGCGACTCGGTCACCGACGGAGTCCCGCTCGGCCAGCCCGGTCTGGCCCTGGCGGCGAAGCTGGCCGGCCGGGTCCGTACCGCGGGGCTCGACGTGCCGCTCCCCACCGGCGACGGCATCGGCTACGAGCTCCTCGCCCTCGCCGTACGCGCCGAGCAGGACGGTATCGACCCCGAGGCCGCACTGAGGGCCGCGGGCCGCGCCTACCGCGACGCCATCAGGACGGCGGAGGGCAACGCCTAGCCCCGGAAGGCAACGCCTAGCCCCGGAGGGCGACGACGGACCGTGCCGGAGGGCGCCGGATGACATCCGGGGGCAACGGATAACGTCGGGGGGTGAACCACAGCCCCGCCGACCGTCCCGCCGACCACCCCACCGATCAGCCCGCCGCCTGCCCCGTCGGCGCACCCGAACTCTTCACCTGGGAGTTCGCCACCGACCCGTACCCGGCGTACGCCTGGCTGCGCGAGCACAGCCCCGTGCACCGAACCGCACTGCCCAGCGGTGTCGAGGCCTGGCTCGTGACCCGGTACGCGGACGCGCGGCAGGCGCTCGCCGACTCCCGGCTCTCCAAGAACCCGGCGCACCACGCCGAGCCGGCGCACGCCAAGGGGAAGACCGGCATCCCGGGCGAGCGCAAGGCCGAGCTGATGACGCATCTGCTGAACATCGACCCGCCCGACCACACCCGGCTGCGCCGCCTCGTCTCCAAGGCGTTCACCCCGCGCCGGGTCGCCGAGTTCGCCCCGCGCGTACAGGAACTGACGGACCGCCTCATCGACCGTTTCATCGAGGAGGGGAAGGCGGACCTCATCCACGACTTCGCCTTCCCGCTCCCCATCTACGCGATCTGCGATCTGCTCGGTGTCCCGCCCGAGGACCAGGACGACTTCCGGGACTGGGCGGGCATGATGATCCGCCACGGCGGCGGTCCGCGCGGCGGGGTGGCCAGATCGGTGAAGAAGATGCGCGGCTATCTCGCCGAACTGATCCACCGCAAGCGGGAGAACCCGGGGGACGACCTGATCTCCGGGCTGATCCGGGCCAGCGACCACGGCGAGCACCTCACCGAGAACGAGGCCGCGGCCATGGCCTTCATCCTGCTCTTCGCCGGATTCGAGACGACGGTCAACCTCATCGGCAACGGGGTCTACGCGCTGCTGCGCAACCCCGGGCAGCGGGAACGGCTCCAGCACTCGCTCGACTCGGGGGAGAGCGGGCTGCTGGAGACCGGGATCGAGGAACTGCTGCGGTACGACGGCCCGGTGGAGCTGGCCACCTGGCGGTTCGCCACCGAAGCGCTGACGCTCGGCGGGCAGGACATCGCGGCCGGGGACCCCGTGCTCGTGGTGCTCGCCGCGGCCGATCGCGACCCGGAGCGCTTCGAGGACCCCGACACGCTCGACCTCGCACGGCGTGACAATCAGCACCTCGGATACGGGCACGGCATCCACTACTGCCTGGGAGCGCCGCTCGCCCGGCTGGAGGGACAGACCGCGCTCGCCACGCTTCTGAACCGCCTTCCGGACCTGCGGCTTGCGGTGGAACCTACCGATTTGCGGTGGCGTGGCGGGCTCATCATGCGTGGACTTCGCACGCTCCCCGTGGAGTTCACGCCGGGGCCCGCGACCACCGGAAGTGACGCTCCGTCAGTTCTGTGACTTTCACGTGATCTGCGCTGCATCGACTTGTGACGCGCGTTCGAGTCCCGCTAGGTTCACCGTTCGACTCACCAGTCACATGTCAGTCACACGGAAGGCAACCCCATGGGCTCCGCGAACGGCAGACACCGTCGCCCCCGTCAGGCACCCGCCATCGTCGTCGCCGCGGGCGTGACCGGATCGGCCATCGCCATCCCGCTGCTCGGCGCGTCCGGTGCGCACGCGGCCGACGCCACGACCTGGGACCGGGTGGCCGAGTGCGAGAGCGGCGGCGCGTGGAGTGCCGACTTCGGGAACGGCTACTACGGCGGCCTGCAGTTCTCGCCGGAGACCTGGAAGGCGTACGGCGGTGAGGCGTACGCGGAGCGCGCCGACCTCGCCAGCCGGGCGCAGCAGATAGAGGTGGCCGAGAAGGTCCTGGACGGCCGGGGCCCGCAGGCCTGGCCCAGCTGTGCGGTCATCTCCGGCCTCGCGGTGGACGGGAGGCTGCCGGGAGTCGACCCGGGCTCCGTTCCCGCCGACGACCCGACCGGGAGTGCGAAGCCGGCTGACAACGCGTCGGCGGACCCGTCCCACGACGCCACGCCGTCCGGGAGCGCCTCGGACGGCTCGGACGCCGTGGACGGTGCGGACGGCTCGGACGGGGCCGACAAGCCGTCAGGGAAGGCCTCGCCGTCCCCGAAGTCCCCGGCTTCGACCGCTCCGTCTCCCGGAGCGTCCTCCGGTACGCCCCGCGACACGTCCGATTCACCCGACTCGTCCGGTGATGCGGGCGGCAAGCACCGCGGCGCGCCGGCCACCGAGAGGAGTCGCGACACGGACGGCGGCGGCCGTGAGCCGGGCCGTCACGCCTCCCGCGGCGGCAACGGCGCGCGCGACACGGCCGAGCCGACGGCTGACGACGCGTACACCGTCCGGCCCGGCGACAACCTCTGGTCGATTGCTGATGCACAGAAGGTTCCCGGAGGCTGGCCCGCACTCTATGAGGCCAATAAGGGTGCCGTCGGCTCCGACCCGGACCTCATCCGCCCTGGCCAGAGCCTCGATCTCGATGTGAAGGCCCAGTGAAGGCAGTCTGATAATCGACTAAAAGCACCTCAAAAATCAGGGTAGTTCAGGGACCTATGTCCGCTTATGCGTAAGTGAGACATGGGTCTCTTTGCGTCAACTGGCGTGTCGCGCCCGGGAGGCCCTTCCGCATCACGTCCCACCTGCGGAAACGACGGTTCTTCAGATGCAAGTACGGGTTGATTGTCCGATGTGTCCGTCTTTGAATGTGGGGGTTGCGTATGTTTACGGTCGGAACCGCTCGCACCGCGGGCCCCGTCGACCGTCACGCCGAATCCTGCCGTCGGTCGAAGGGAACAGACGCGTAAAGCGCCGTAGGCAGGAGCGGGGGACCCAGGTAAGCGCCGGGCCCGATCGTCGAAAGACGCATCAGGACCGGCTTGGGGTGAAGTCGCGTGCTAGGACGTGCGACCGGGCAACTCACTTGGCCCGAACCCGACAGCTCACCTCGTAGGCGTCGGTGAGGAGAAGTTCCATGCTGCTTTCCAGCAAGGGCAAGCACCGCCGCCCGTCCAAGGCCGTCCGTATCGCCACGCTCGCCGGTGTCGCCGGTGCCGCCGTCGCCGTGCCCCTGATGGGTGCGACCAGCGCCTCCGCCGCCTCCGTCGCCACCTGGGACGCCGTCGCCCAGTGCGAGTCCGGTGGCAACTGGTCCATCAACACCGGCAACGGCTACTACGGCGGTCTGCAGTTCTCGCAGTCCAGCTGGGCCGCCGCCGGCGGTACGCAGTACGCCGCCCATGCCGACCTGGCCACCAAGGCCCAGCAGATCGCCACCGCCGAGAGGCTCCTCGACATGCAGGGCCCGGGTGCCTGGTCCTGCGCCGGCGCCGGCAACCTGACCAACGACGGTGTCGACCCGGGCGTCAACACCGGCTCCTCCTCGAACTCCACCGCG contains the following coding sequences:
- a CDS encoding nucleoside triphosphate pyrophosphohydrolase, translating into MNAEDPGRIVLLTASHRVAPGLLSWPAWQALHAADRVLCAEPDHPQLPYLREAGVTVEHSVSTAQELVDGCAGGRTVVVLAGGEGDRPLTDGLARLAGSGRVRMPDLELLPGSYDLPGARLLDLVQVMDRIRLECPWTSQKTHKGLAKYAIEEAYELVEAIEDGDRDELREELGDVLLQVVFHARIAEEGRPEDGAEPFSVDDVAAALVEKLIHRHPHVFGDESAETPEDVHAHWLRTKAIEKQRDSVTDGVPLGQPGLALAAKLAGRVRTAGLDVPLPTGDGIGYELLALAVRAEQDGIDPEAALRAAGRAYRDAIRTAEGNA
- a CDS encoding cytochrome P450, with translation MNHSPADRPADHPTDQPAACPVGAPELFTWEFATDPYPAYAWLREHSPVHRTALPSGVEAWLVTRYADARQALADSRLSKNPAHHAEPAHAKGKTGIPGERKAELMTHLLNIDPPDHTRLRRLVSKAFTPRRVAEFAPRVQELTDRLIDRFIEEGKADLIHDFAFPLPIYAICDLLGVPPEDQDDFRDWAGMMIRHGGGPRGGVARSVKKMRGYLAELIHRKRENPGDDLISGLIRASDHGEHLTENEAAAMAFILLFAGFETTVNLIGNGVYALLRNPGQRERLQHSLDSGESGLLETGIEELLRYDGPVELATWRFATEALTLGGQDIAAGDPVLVVLAAADRDPERFEDPDTLDLARRDNQHLGYGHGIHYCLGAPLARLEGQTALATLLNRLPDLRLAVEPTDLRWRGGLIMRGLRTLPVEFTPGPATTGSDAPSVL
- a CDS encoding transglycosylase family protein; amino-acid sequence: MGSANGRHRRPRQAPAIVVAAGVTGSAIAIPLLGASGAHAADATTWDRVAECESGGAWSADFGNGYYGGLQFSPETWKAYGGEAYAERADLASRAQQIEVAEKVLDGRGPQAWPSCAVISGLAVDGRLPGVDPGSVPADDPTGSAKPADNASADPSHDATPSGSASDGSDAVDGADGSDGADKPSGKASPSPKSPASTAPSPGASSGTPRDTSDSPDSSGDAGGKHRGAPATERSRDTDGGGREPGRHASRGGNGARDTAEPTADDAYTVRPGDNLWSIADAQKVPGGWPALYEANKGAVGSDPDLIRPGQSLDLDVKAQ
- a CDS encoding transglycosylase family protein, producing MLLSSKGKHRRPSKAVRIATLAGVAGAAVAVPLMGATSASAASVATWDAVAQCESGGNWSINTGNGYYGGLQFSQSSWAAAGGTQYAAHADLATKAQQIATAERLLDMQGPGAWSCAGAGNLTNDGVDPGVNTGSSSNSTASSGASEQQSAPAAPKQQSQPAQQAQPKQSERTEAPAASRSERSAAPQAESKKTVTTPTGEKVKKGDGEYKVASGDSLSKIAADHKVEGGWQQLFELNKDIVKDADLIYPGQQLHLTK